The following proteins come from a genomic window of Halomicroarcula saliterrae:
- a CDS encoding Rid family detoxifying hydrolase, with translation MKDIVHTDDAPAAVGAYSQATATDDLVFTAGQIPLTPDGELLDDAPVATQTEQALANVAAVLDEAGAGMDDVLKVTVFLDDIDDFDAMNDTYADFFDEEPPARSAVGVDALPKGVAVEIEAVAVR, from the coding sequence ATGAAAGACATCGTCCACACCGACGACGCGCCCGCCGCCGTCGGCGCGTACAGCCAGGCGACGGCGACCGACGACCTCGTCTTTACCGCCGGCCAGATTCCGCTGACTCCCGACGGTGAGCTGCTCGACGACGCACCGGTCGCCACCCAGACCGAGCAGGCGCTCGCAAACGTCGCGGCCGTCCTCGACGAGGCCGGCGCGGGGATGGACGACGTGTTGAAAGTCACTGTCTTCCTCGACGACATCGACGATTTCGACGCCATGAACGACACCTACGCCGACTTCTTCGACGAGGAACCGCCCGCCCGCTCGGCCGTCGGGGTCGACGCGCTCCCGAAGGGCGTCGCCGTCGAGATCGAGGCCGTCGCCGTCCGCTGA
- the ilvA gene encoding threonine ammonia-lyase: MLSVEDVQAARDRVAETTRQTPLEYSHTFSAMTGAEVHLKLELFQRTGSFKLRGATNRIATLSDEQRENGVVTASAGNHAQGVALAATRIGVDSTIVMPEHAPISKVKATRSYGGNVVLYGEDYDEAAERAHEIEREEGRTYVHAFDDDYVMAGQGTIGLEIYDELPEVDTVVVPIGGGGLISGIATALKGMDPSIRVVGVQAEGASSVAESLRKGERIERDSVETIADGIATRTVGEHTFEVIRDRVDSVVTVSDSEIAVALTTLLERSKTLAEGAGAVALAAVVESKFDYDDDEVIVPALCGGNIDLNTLTNVIVRGLVETGRYLRIKTVLKDRPGALEELVGVLSAQQVNIYAIEHDRTNRDVAMNDAEVELDLETRGPDHVDQLLAALRDRGYPVEVLV; the protein is encoded by the coding sequence ATGCTCTCTGTAGAGGACGTGCAGGCGGCCAGGGACCGGGTCGCCGAGACCACACGGCAGACGCCGCTGGAGTACTCTCACACCTTCTCCGCGATGACCGGTGCCGAGGTCCATCTGAAACTCGAACTGTTCCAGCGCACCGGCTCGTTCAAGCTGCGTGGTGCCACCAACCGCATCGCGACGCTGTCGGACGAACAGCGCGAGAACGGCGTCGTCACCGCGAGCGCCGGCAACCACGCCCAGGGCGTCGCGCTGGCGGCCACCCGAATCGGCGTCGACTCGACCATCGTGATGCCCGAACACGCGCCCATCTCGAAGGTGAAGGCGACCCGGAGCTACGGGGGGAACGTGGTGCTGTACGGCGAGGACTACGACGAGGCCGCTGAACGCGCCCACGAGATAGAGCGCGAGGAGGGCCGGACCTACGTCCACGCCTTCGACGACGACTACGTGATGGCCGGCCAGGGGACCATCGGGCTGGAAATCTACGACGAACTCCCCGAGGTCGATACCGTCGTGGTCCCCATCGGCGGCGGGGGGCTCATCAGCGGCATCGCCACCGCGCTGAAGGGGATGGACCCCTCGATTCGCGTCGTCGGCGTCCAGGCCGAGGGGGCCTCCAGCGTGGCGGAGTCGCTGCGCAAGGGCGAGCGAATCGAACGCGACAGCGTCGAGACCATCGCCGACGGCATCGCCACCCGGACCGTGGGCGAGCACACCTTCGAGGTCATCCGCGACCGCGTCGACAGCGTGGTGACCGTCTCGGACTCGGAGATAGCCGTGGCGCTCACCACCCTGCTGGAACGCTCGAAGACCCTCGCCGAGGGGGCCGGCGCCGTCGCGCTCGCCGCCGTCGTGGAGTCGAAGTTCGACTACGACGACGACGAAGTCATCGTCCCGGCGCTGTGTGGGGGCAACATCGACCTGAACACGCTCACGAACGTCATCGTCCGCGGACTCGTCGAGACCGGCCGCTATCTCCGCATCAAGACGGTACTGAAGGACCGCCCCGGTGCGCTGGAGGAACTCGTCGGCGTGCTCTCGGCCCAGCAGGTCAACATCTACGCCATCGAGCACGACCGCACCAACCGCGACGTGGCGATGAACGACGCCGAGGTCGAACTGGACCTCGAAACCCGCGGTCCCGACCACGTCGACCAGTTGCTCGCCGCGCTGCGCGACCGCGGCTACCCCGTCGAAGTGCTGGTCTGA